Genomic window (Lewinellaceae bacterium):
CCTGCAGTTCCAGGCCTGGATAGTATGCTGCCGTTCCAGGTGAAGGTGGCTGGGCCGGAGGCAAGGTTGATGTTCTTGGATTTCGTCGCACTGCTGTAATCCATCCGGAAAGTCCATGTGCCATGTAATAAGGCTTTATTGGGCACAAAACCAGTACCATCAGTTGTTCCCAATAGTTGCCAGCCTCCCGAATTGATATAGGCATCTCCACCTGAAAGAGGACTGTTGCTGTTATCCACCAATTCGACCGCATCCACTCTTGCATCGAAGACAGCAGGGCCGCTGGCCAGGTTAAAGTTGAAATTCCGGGAAGTGTAGTTGAGGTCCATCCGCAGCGTCCACGTTCCTTCCAATAGGGTAATGTCCACTACCCCGTTGGAGGTGTTGCCCAGGTTTTGCCAGCCTCCGGAATTGATATAGGCTGTGCCGACTCCATCACTGTTACTGATTAGGTTGTTGGTTTCATTTCTCACCTCAATAGCCTGAGATAGTGCATCAAAAACAGCAGGCCCGGTATTGAGATTGAAATTGGCATTCCGGGAGGTATTGTTGAGGTCCATCCTGATATTGCGGGTGCCTTTCAGCAAGGCCACAGGCGCTACGCCATTGGAGGTGGAACCCAACGATTTCCAGCCGCCGGAATTGATGTATACCTGTCCGACGCCGTCACTGTCCATGACCAGTCCATTTTGATCTCTCACTTCAATAGCATCAGTTCTGGTTGGAAACTTGACCTGATTGTCCACGTTCAGGTTGTGGCTGAAGTTGATGGAAGTGAAATTGTAATCAGAACAAAGCACCGTGTGATTCTGAGCAAACATGTCAACATGGAGTTCACCATCTGGGCCCAGCACGCCAATCTCCTTCCATCCACCACTATTGATGGACACTTTTGCATCCGGGTCGCCACCTTCTGCCTGTGTTACAACGGAACTCCCGTCCCATGTCATAAAATGAGCATCTGTCAACTGATATGTCACTTCTGAGGTTGTGGACAGGTTGACGTTTTGAATATTCGATATGCTGAGGAATCCCGGTGTGCCTGCCATAAAAGTCATACGCGTTTGCTTGTTCCCGGTAAGATTCCCGTTAAAGAAAGCATACAGTTTTCCATTAGCCCCGGTCTGGCCACTGGCCTGCTGCCAACCTCCATTGTTGACCTGAGCATTGCCGCTGGCCTGAGGGCCACCTGAGCTGTTGAGCAAGGTGAAAACGATCAGCGTCTGATTAAACGTGCAGCCGGAGATCGCAATGCTCTCTTCCTGGCTGTCAAACCTGAAATCATAAGTGCCGGGGAACATGTACGTATCACATGGCAGGTTAATCCAATGGTTGCCGTAGTCATTGTACTTGACCGTTCCATTAAAGTTGAAACATACCCGGGTTGGATTGAATTCGACAGTTGTTGTCGGGCTGATTCCCGGGTCCTGTAAGATGATCTGTTGGGATTGAACAGTGTAGATCGTCTTTGCCCTCAAATCATAAGTGCCAGGGAACAGCTCGATCGAAGATTTTCCATCGGCCCCGGTATACTGGGGCGAAAGGTCGATCCAGTGGTTGCCGTAGTCGTTGTACTCCACCTCAATGCCCAGAACCGGTTTATTGTTTTCACAATCCCTGACAAAGCCAATGGCCAGGGCCGTCTGGAATTCAACGATACCTGTTGTGCCGGAAGTAATGATCTCCAGTGCCTCTTCCTGCACGGAATAATTCTTCTTGGCCCGGAAACCAAAGTTGCCCGGGAACAATTCGATCGAGGAATTGCCATTGGCGTCGGTATATTGGGGCGAAAGGTCGATCCAGTGGTTGCCGTAATCGTTGTACTCCACCTCGATGCCCGGGAAGTCTGAACCATCATGCATGGTTACATGAGCGACAAACTCAGAAGTTTGGAATTCAACGACACCTGTTGTTCCGGAGGTGTTGATTTCCAATGGGCTTTCCTGCACAGAATAATTCTTCTTGGCCCGGAAATTGAAGTTGCCCGGGAACAATTCGATCGAGGAATTGCCATTGGCGTCGGTATATTGAGGCGAAAGGTTGATCCAGTGGTTGCCGTAATCGTTGTACTCCACCTCGATGCCCGAAAAATTGCTTCCATCCGACTTTGTAACATGCGCCTTGAATTCAGACGCCTGGAAGGTCAATATTGCAGGCCCGGAGGTGATGTACTGATCGGAGTACTCCTTGGTGGCCCTGAATTTCCAGCTTCCATCCGGAACAGAAGACGTGAAAAGCTCACCGTTAGCGTCTGTCGTTCCCTCCGAAACGTAGTGGTTGCCATAGTCATTCCTTTTTATTGGAATATTGGGCAGGGGCGAACCATCGTGTTTCAGCGTTTTGAAAATATAAACATTACCTCCCAGTTCACATCCGGAAACAGTAAGAGAAGTGGCGTAGTCCCCAAACCTAAAGTCGTATGTCCCCCCGAAAAGGTATATCACTCCGCCGATATTCCTCCAATAGCCGGATAAGTACTTGACAGAACCGGAGAAAGAAAAGTCAATTTTGGTGGGTGTGAACTCAACGGTTACTGTTTGCCCGGCAGTTTTCCCATCGCCGGGAACGGATTCGTTTTTCTCCTCGGAAGTTCCTCCTGTTGAAGCTCTGAATTC
Coding sequences:
- a CDS encoding T9SS type A sorting domain-containing protein → MRNFPFHFFTLCLLLLLALPAWAGDMTVTVYKSDGSTPLQGVSIKYLDGYWKSFGTTNGSGVAQTTIPDGVYDFRAEYGGTSVIRSFTVSGTSADVFYSSRVMVHTRTSSGAGLSGAGIAYLSGYWRNTGNTDGSGMQVLELFPGAFDFRASLNGTSATQTVAIPGDGSMSGEMVTVDFHTTRVDINVKQSDGSTPIEGVGAAFLSGYWRNLGNTNVSGVNSVELFPGTFDFRASLNGTSATQSVLLSGNGISSGSVTMATFHTTMVNIYAKQSDGSAFPGVGTAFESGYWRNLGNTDGSGLRTTHLFPATFDFRASIGGTSATQSAALSGNGVSSGASTDVIFYGTEVVFEVKDCDDTPISGVGCAYLSGYWRNAGNTNGSGERSINLFPGNLEFRASTGGTSEEKNESVPGDGKTAGQTVTVEFTPTKIDFSFSGSVKYLSGYWRNIGGVIYLFGGTYDFRFGDYATSLTVSGCELGGNVYIFKTLKHDGSPLPNIPIKRNDYGNHYVSEGTTDANGELFTSSVPDGSWKFRATKEYSDQYITSGPAILTFQASEFKAHVTKSDGSNFSGIEVEYNDYGNHWINLSPQYTDANGNSSIELFPGNFNFRAKKNYSVQESPLEINTSGTTGVVEFQTSEFVAHVTMHDGSDFPGIEVEYNDYGNHWIDLSPQYTDANGNSSIELFPGNFGFRAKKNYSVQEEALEIITSGTTGIVEFQTALAIGFVRDCENNKPVLGIEVEYNDYGNHWIDLSPQYTGADGKSSIELFPGTYDLRAKTIYTVQSQQIILQDPGISPTTTVEFNPTRVCFNFNGTVKYNDYGNHWINLPCDTYMFPGTYDFRFDSQEESIAISGCTFNQTLIVFTLLNSSGGPQASGNAQVNNGGWQQASGQTGANGKLYAFFNGNLTGNKQTRMTFMAGTPGFLSISNIQNVNLSTTSEVTYQLTDAHFMTWDGSSVVTQAEGGDPDAKVSINSGGWKEIGVLGPDGELHVDMFAQNHTVLCSDYNFTSINFSHNLNVDNQVKFPTRTDAIEVRDQNGLVMDSDGVGQVYINSGGWKSLGSTSNGVAPVALLKGTRNIRMDLNNTSRNANFNLNTGPAVFDALSQAIEVRNETNNLISNSDGVGTAYINSGGWQNLGNTSNGVVDITLLEGTWTLRMDLNYTSRNFNFNLASGPAVFDARVDAVELVDNSNSPLSGGDAYINSGGWQLLGTTDGTGFVPNKALLHGTWTFRMDYSSATKSKNINLASGPATFTWNGSILSRPGTAGTGGFSGLSEDTREFHGEGTSGSGTVAGITDFGTFPNPVYSEATISFSLIEDEQVHLAIFDTKGNLVHTLHQGNLPAGKHQFQWDVNNRNAGTYVCRLINRDTVQNEIIIVAH